The sequence CTGTTTTTATTCTTCACAGGCTGCGCTCTGATCTCTGCTGGCATCAGAAACCAGGAGCTGATTTGCATATGTGATCCCACAAGGTAATTTTTCAAAAGCATCTGTTCATAGCTCACAAGGCCAACTCCAGGTTTGAGAAGGCTTTCAGCAGTTCTGATCCTCTCCTTACAACTGTGGGTCTCACCCAGCCACAGGCTACCcacccaccagcagcagcaataatctACAACCATTGTTTTAAATTTCCCACTGTTCCCACTGGGAGAAAATCTAGAACTAGTTGGTTCTGtggttctggctccacccaccattggCCTCCCTtgcttccaccctaccagtctcaatgggcaccaatCCACCGCTGCTCTGACCATTATCCAGTTCTgatgggagtcccaacaacaacatcaatatGGAAGGCTACAATGTCCCGCCCATGTTGTACTATGATGGCAGTTTATACAGTCATGCTAAGCATCCAATGAGCAGCCTCTTAGGTACATCAACACatcccccccacacccacccacccaatggcCTCATTGCTTTCCTAGGCATAGCAGTATTTGAccatccttcccttattttattgAACTTAAAAAGTGGCATTTCAAATACTGAAGACAGTGCAATTTTTTCTACTGTGACGTTCTGGCAGCTGACAAAAGGATTAAGATTTCAGTATTTAAAAGAGAAATTCGAAATTGGGATTCTTGTTTCAGAGATATGATATAAAGCTGAAGGTCTGCCTTTGGCAACTAAGGTTTGGAAATGTAGCCCTTTTTCTGAGCAGTGTATTTGGGATCTGAGTATAAGCTCTATGGTAAACAGTGGAAATTTTAAGTTTCTGTTTAGGTTTCTTAACTAGTTCAAAGAGCATGAAAAATGAAGTGAATGCTCAATATTCAATTCCCTGGCCTCTTTTAATGTTAAAAGTAGCCCATTTCTCGTAAAAGAAATGTTACCAAATAGCTGGGGTGTTTCACAATGTACCTTTTgagatttaaatacaaaaaatagGATGCAATCTCGTCATTTGCTTGAGTGAATCACATTTCCAGGACACACAAATCTTTTTTCCTTCGTTTGCTTTGGCTAAAATAGTTGTTGACCAATTCCTGCTGGATTTGCAACTCACATTTAAGAGTGAATCATTTCCTCAGAATTAGTAAAGCACAACAACTGCTAGCAAGTTATTTCGGtaataaaatgacattttaaaaatatagattTTCAGAGTTAAGAAATTGTGGGTTTTCCCCTTATCACAATCCTACATGCCATTTGGCACTTGGATTAAGGTTTTGTTGCCTTTGACTTTGCAGTTTCCCTTAACATTTTATtcgtttatttttatatatgcttcCTTCTACATTTTATTTTCCTAGACAAATGAATATATAAATTCCTGGAGGAAGTAGAATGGCATACAAAATTCCTTTAATGTACAGCTGTAACATTTAGTCAATTAATCAGTTAGATTTTGATTGACTAACACATTGATGCTTTACtcagtttatttatatgctgctgtttttttaaatatagtaaTAGTATTTCTGTTCAATGTTActatattattttattgattactCTGGGAGAGCCTTGGGAGGATTACCAAGCATAAAAAGCAGTTTAGAAACatgttaaataaaattaataacctCCTCCTCATTAATAGggcagcacattttttaaaaaattacaacaaTTGATTGCATGGAGTGTATTAGAGAAGGGGTAATGCCTCTTCTAAAATAATGTCTGATGGGTGTGCACCAtctatgtttttttctttagaGCTACTGCTTTTTCTCATGCAATTTTAGGCAGACTATCAATTGAATTCTATGAAAGTTTATTTGGAAGTATATCCCACTAAATTCAACAGGAGTTGCTCCCGTGTAAATTTATGTAGGTCTGCAACTTAAATCTTCTACAATTAATCAACTTGAATTAGGTGGTTGCCCTACTTTGGTAGCCATGGAATACCAGTAAACATAAATAAGGTCTGAAATAGTACCAACTTTCAGTTtatcacattatttatttatacattattATAGTATATCCTATGCTTTGGTTCAGATGCACCAGTACACAATGTGTGCTTTGTTCTATATATACACTGTTCTGTGTTAGCATGGGCTACGCCAGTATCTTCAGTGTGGAATAGTGCTGTGGGTCTGCTTCAGCATCAGAATGGCACACCGCCTTGGGCCGCAATCCTAAGTGCAGATTGTTTCCATTGTTAACAATGGAAAAGCACAAGGCGTCATCCTGCAACACAGCAAGCATATTTATGAGGGGGAATGTCCTGCCAGGCTTTATAACTGCTACACAATGTTTGTATTGGTGTGCTGTTGTGGTTGCTTGGATGGTTGTCGTTCTTATGTTACAGAAAAGGAAATGAATATGAGAAGTAGTGACTGAATTCTTCGCCAGCTGTGGTTGACAAAGATTCACACAATTTGCAACGGTGGGTGACACTTTGGCAGACAAATGTGTGCCTGCAGAATCTCAGCTTTCCAATGAAGACATAAATTTGTTCAAGCTCGAGAATTCTGTAGGGAATGTTCTCTCGGGTCATATATTTCAGATCTTTTATGGATTCTGCCAAGCATCTTTGAAAGATGTGTGTTCTCCCTTATTGATGTCTACTGAATTCTTTTGCTATTTATGGAGGTGGTTTTCTCTGTGTAGACCTGGATTGGGGAAACTCAGGCCAAGGGGCAACCATCCAGGCCCTCAGAACTCCTCCATGGGCCATACCCCCAATCTGGCCCTGTTTCTCAACCcaagtgtttctgcctggctggaatgtggaatatgtccttgaacctTGATGACGCCTCTTGCTTGTCAGGATGAAGgatggagaggggtgtgcagagctAATCTACTGCACTTTTGATTATGGCCATGTTTAGGCATACAGCCTAAATTAGGTTCCCCCACCCTATAAACATAGGAGTTGTGGCAGGAGGGAGGTGCCTTCTGCTTGTACCTGCTTACATGGGAGGGAGAATTCCATTGTGTTCTAGAAGGTTCTGCTGGAGTGAATCATCAGGGGATGTGGGGAGGTCTTAGTGGGAAGAGTTAGATGGGGAAACCCATTCCATAAACAAATCTATTTATGGCTTAGAATCCAAGCCATCATATGTACAGTAatcgggttttttgttttaatttcatcTAGTGCTAGAACATAATTGCCTGGCTTGTAGAGGAATGTGTGAAAgtagggggggggaaatatttcacAATGCAGAATGTGTTAATGGGTTCATATTAACTACGTGTGTTtcctctctgttttcttttaGAAAATTGCCCTCTAATCTCATCCTGCTGAGTTATGGAATCAATTTCTATGATGGGAAGTCCCAAATCTTTAAATGAAACTTTCTTGCCAAACGGTGTAAACGGTATCAAGGACACCAGCAAGGTCACAATAGGCATAATTGGAAGTGGAGATTTTGCAAAATCACTGACCATTAGGCTTATTAGGTGTGGGTACCATGTGGTCATAGGAAGCAGAAACCCTAAGTTTGCTGCTGAGTTCTTTCCACATGTGGTTGATGTCACTCATCACGAGGATGCTGTAGCAAAAGCAAATATGATTTTTGTTGCTATACACAGAGAACACTATGCTGCTTTGTGGGACCTCAAACATCTGCTTATTGGTAAAATCCTTGTAGATGTCAGCAATAACATGAGAATTAACCAGTATCCAGAATCTAACGCAGAATACTTGCAGTCACTTTTCCAAGATTCTTTTGTTGTCAAAGGATTCAACGTTATCTCAGCCTGGGCACTGCAGTTAGGACCCAAAGATGCTAGCAGACAGGTAAGCTATGCatttatgtctttttaaaaagcagaatgaaAATAGTGGTTGGAATAGTTGTGACTGTCTTGCCAATCTCAATATTTGTTCCAGCACTGAGAGTAAACATTGCTCAGTATGCTAGCTTGCTAGCTTGTAAACAGTCATCAGTGCTGCTGAGCTTGAATTGAGGAAGAACATCACACAAGGATGCCAAAGCGTCATCACATTACTGTTATTGCTGCAGTACTGACCATCCAACAACAGAGTTTTCTGGGTGGCTCACGAAGATaaaatgatgatattattattattattattattattattattattattattattattattattattattgaataccTTCACTTGAGGCATCCCAAAACTATTTATAATAAAACCATATGTAAAATGGTATGTAAAACatacaattattttttttctaaaggaAAACGCTTGGGGAAATGGAATATCTGGTTCTGAAATAATTTGTTCGGTCAACTATCACATAATAATTCCATCAGTGCTCCAGACAACATTTGACCAGAAGCAGCTGGCTGCAGACAATGCTTTAGTTTTCCATACAATGCTTTCTAGAAAACAAAATGAGAGAACTCCCTAGTTTCATCATTATAACATTCAGTTATGTCACTGGAAACATAAGTAAGGTGAAAATCATGACCTTGCTGacaacaatgaatgaatgaaaacgaATTAAACATATAAAATCATTTATGCATTTAAAGTGATCTGGGCACTTTTTATCTGCTAGTAGCATCTACTGCAGTTTGACCATTACGTTTAGGAGTAGCCAATGGgatgcctgccagatgttgttgaactccaatttttgccattctggctgggactgatgggcattGTGgtacagccacatctggaggacatgaATTCAGTCCATTGCAGCTGTTGAATTCATCTTTATGTTGGtacataataataatgtgtgtgtgtgtgtgtttttttaaaggtctaCATATGTAGTAACAATTTTCAAGCTCGACATCAAGTTATGGAACTTGCCCGTCAACTCAGCTTCATTCCTCTTGATTTGGGCGCTTTATCATCTGCAAGGGAGATTGAAAATTTGCCTCTTCGGTTGTTCACGCTGTGGAAAGGACCAGTAATAGTGGCTGTCAGCCTGGCCACCTTCTTCTTCATCTATTCATTCATCCGAGATGTAATTCATCCTTACGTGAGGAACCAGCAGAGTGATTTCTACAAAATTCCTATTGAGATCGTGAATAAGACATTGCCAGTTGTTGCTATCACTTTATTGTCTCTAGTGTATTTATCAGGGCTGCTGGCAGCTGCTTATCAACTTTATTCTGGCACTAAGTACAGGCGATTTCCACCTTGGTTAGAGAGCTGGTTGCAGTGTAGGAAACAGCTTGGACTGCTTAGCTTTTTCTTTGCAACGGTGCACGTGGTTTACAGCCTCTGCTTGCCCATGAGGAGGTCCGAACGGTACTTGTTCCTGAATATGGCTTATCAACAGGTAAGGAAAATAACTTGGAGACGGTGATTCTCAATGGGGTTCCCAGTGGTCTTCCGTTCAGGTTACTGATCAAGTCtaggcctgcttagcttcagtgtAGCATCTGTTCCAATAGATTGTTAACAAGCCCCTAAGCACTGAATTCTGAGATCTGCATAAATCACTCAGATTTGCATCTGTTTTCCATTTTGCATAGtttattctcctcctcctagTTGAAGGAAGGGACAGGCCTATTAAGGGCATGAATGCCTCCTCACAGTCACTGGAAATCCTGACCAGCTTCCCCCCAGCTTCTGGACAGTCCACCAGGCACACTTAGAAACCCATCACGTCTCCGGAATGAATGAAAACTCCTCCTGTACAAATGTGTTCTGTGTTCTAAaaatttctcctcctctttcttcaggTCCATGCGGATGTTGAAAATACATGGAATGAGGAAGAAGTCTGGCGGATTGAAATGTATGTCTCCTTTGGAATAATGAGCCTGGGGCTGCTTTCTCTGTTGGCTGTAACTTCTATTCCTTCAGTAAACAGGTCGTTAAACTGGAGGGAATTCAGTTTTATCCAGGTGTGTATTGTAGCAAAACCAGATATTAGAAGCTAATCTATCAGAAGGCATTTCAGTGTTGATATCTAACAGGATTGCTCCAGAAATGTCAACAAGTTCCTAAATGCTAATACCTAGCAAAAGCGGCCCTGGAATGTTTCCTTCCAAGTAACTACGTGTAAGAGTACACTGTAAGGCAGTGTTCTTTATTTTTTCATTCTGGTAAATTGACTTCACAAGAATTCCAAGTCTAAGAAATGCTTGGTCAAAGGACATTTCCTTGAATTTTTTTTCACCCAAAATGTGTTTGAGATAAGCAGTTGAGGCTTTCAGCAGTTCTTTTCAAGACTTACACAGTTTTAAAATATTATCCACAATTCTACTGCATTACACTGATAGGACAAACCAACACATCTCCGCTGAGGACACTAAGCACCAGCAAATCCCAGGAAGGGCTAGAAGCTGTGATGTGTATCACTAAAGGTATCTGGCAGTATCTTTCTGATACTGCTTTTTGTTGCCTTTTTCTATGCAACCATACCTGCTGATTCAAGTGAGCAGCCTCTTTCATCCCTTTTCTCCCAGGCTCGTTATCAGTCCAGCAAATCTCACACAGTCTGCTCATCCAGCAAAAGGTTTCTGCCCCTAGAGACCTTCAAAAATGCCAGTGGAGCATTCTGGATGCTCCTTCTCATATTCTGAGCTGCTTTTTCAGTTTTCCTCTGCAGAACTTAATTTGAAAAATCAGAATACATATTGGGCCATCACagtaaaatagaaaaaataaaaaagacctttTTATTAAACCAGCAGAGTTCAGAATCCTGAAAGCGAGCTCGTTGTATTTTTTAATACCCATGTCCTGAACTGACCCTTGTTCAACCTTTTTGAAGGGCAGGCAGATAAAATGTACTTGCAACGTGTGCTGATTTTAACTCAGTCTTTTTCAGAAATTTTAGTTTATTAGCTATGTCTGCTAATTGGGTTTCCAGAGTGTTAATTTGtatctgtttcctcctcctcccccccccccccatatcttcaAAGTCTACTCTTGGATACGTCGCTCTGCTCATAAGTACTTTCCATGTGTTAATTTATGGGTGGAAAAGAGCCTTTGAGGAACAATACTACAGATTTTACACACCGCCAAATTTTGTTCTTGCACTTGTCTTGCCATGCACAGTAATTCTGGGTAAGGTATTTTTGCTCCTGCCGTGCATAAGCAGGAAATTGAGGCGGATAAGAAGAGGATGGGAAAGAAGACAATTTATGGAAGATGGAAGTGGAACTGGTTCACATCCCTCGCCAGAAAGGGTTACTATCATGTGAGTCTAGACACTATCGCCTTTGTCAGCATTGTCCTTTCAAAGTGATGTAGTTCATAGAAGCTTTACTGTAGACTGAAACCTGTGGGAAACAAGTGATGATATGCTGTAAACTATTAGGAAGTGGGCAGTGTTGGTCAATGCAGACATAACATTTTTAATGTGGCGTAAATGTCTTTGAGCACATCCCTGCATTCTGAAGATTTGCTGTCTGGGCAGAGAAAGTGCGTTCTCAAACCTCTTCTGCCACACATGGGTTTATTAAGCATGCTGACCAGAGGATAAATACCATTGAACTCCATGGGGTTTATATCTGAGTGAAGATTCTTAGCATTGCACCATTCATAATGTTACAGCTGTCTTCCCTTAGGCTGCCAAATTCAACGCTGGAGAACAGTCATTTTCCTTTAAATCTATTAATGTTACAAAAGATAAGTCCTGCCCTTTCCTTCCCTGGCCCAGCTATCTACCTCCTTTCCTGCTTGCTGTATGCCATGCCTGGAGCCTTGATCCATTATGGTAGGTTGGAGGAGTGGTGTAAGCACCTGCCCCAAGAATCACTGCTGAATTTGGCTCCcctgaaacaaattcctgtttctACACTCTGAGGAGCACCAAGCAGGTAGATCTTGCCAACCTTTTAATGCACATCCCATAATGCACAAGTTAGCAttgctctggggcattgtggaagACTTAACTGGTGACCAATGGAGGAAAGGCTGCAGGAGAGAGCTTTCTTTAACCTTACccacatttgcaagcatttgctcCCTTGTTTCCGGTGGGACTTGGACACCATTGGAAGCACTGCCATCACAGCTAATAAATTCACACTGACAGAGGAAGGGGCCCACTTTTCCCAGCACACTTTTCACCCAAAGCCAGCCATGACATGGTGAATGAGGGGACCAGAGAAGCTGCAGCTGCCCTATTTCCATATATTTTGAAGTATATAGTTGTTTTCCAGCTTTCGATAAGGCTGCCATAGTCTTTACCCTTTGTTTACATGTTCAGTGGTGTTTTGAAATTGCAAGATCAAACCTTACAAAGCCAGCTATTTATAACTGTGCTCAAATCCACGGTCTTAAAAGACTGCTGGTTTCTGCTAGGTAGATTACTACCTAAGTTAGCACGAGCACTAGTGGACGATGAAATGAAAGTAAGGGGCATTAATAGACCAAACTAGACATTATGGCAGCAGACTGATTTGCTAAACCCAGATCTTGTTCAATCGCATaaattttgggggagggaaaagggtcttgttttttgtgtttgttttttaaggaaagaaaatATGGGGGCTGGTAGAGCTTTCTCTGCCCATGGCTTACTTGCATTTTGCTTCTCATTCCCGGCACATTTCTTCTGCACTGAGCCTCCAGTACTGGAAGTGAGCTCAGCTGAGAGAAGAGCAATTGGGTGAAAGGCACTAGGCCGGGGGAGAGTTCTGTTGCCCTTACCCACATCCATAATCCATGGGATTCAGCTGGAAACTTCAGTTTCCATTCTTTCCAGTAGGACATGGGCAGCTTCAACTTTTGCTGGACTGTATCCTGTATGCATTTTGCACAATTTATCACAAAACCAAACTTCAGTCCATCTTTTGCCGACATCTCTATTGTCAGCAAGAATATCACAGTTTGTCTAATGCTATAGCCTGACTTCCAGCACACTGCTTATTTTATTAAAGCcaatgcttatacagtggtacctctggatgcgaacgggatccgttccagagcctcgttcacatcctgaagcgaacataaGACGCATCCGTGCGGGTCGTGTTTCACCGCTTCCacacatgcgcatgacgtcattttgagcatctgcgcatgcacgagtggtgaaacccggaagtaacgcgctccgttacttctgggttgctgcagagcgcaacctgaaaatacttaagcTGAAatgtattcatcccgaggtatgactgtatttatttggCTCAGAATTACAAATAATAGATATTTCACAGTCGCGCTTAACACACTCGCAGTAAGGGCACTATGAAAGTGGGATACCTGTTTTACATGCATAACGGCAGGCCGGAGGCTGCTAAAAATAGACAAAAATGGACAGTTTGTAAGCTTTCCATGCACTTAAGATCTCTGTCTGTGACTAACCAGTAGAGATGTGGGTGCAGAGCCACTGAATCATAGCTGCATCTGACTAGGACTCTGCAGCACCCTTAAATAAGAAGGATGCAGACCCGTGAACACTGACAGTACTACTGCAAGTGCTTTCTCTGTGCTCACAGTAGACATATGCCAGAGATAGagaacatggtgccttccagatgttgttggaattcaGTTCCCATAACCCGCAGCCaggatggctaatggtcaggggaggAGCAAGgcacagtccagcaacatctgaagggcaccacgttggccagCTCCGTCATGTACAATGCCTTCTTGATTCCACCTAGCTCTGGATTAAGGCCTTTGGAACAATGAGCTCAGAAAGATTTTAACGTGTTTagcataattgggggggggggataactatTTTTGTGTGACTATGTGGGGGAGGGAGTCCATTGGTTAGTCATAATATGTTACAaactaaatatcttttttaaatgctttacatCACACAAAGGATATATTGTTTGTGTGTGAAAAACAAAATCATCTTCTGCAATGAATGTGCTAAAATGAAATCTTCATAGTTTTAACACCTTGTTAATAATTATGATACCTTACACCTGAAGTTCCACTCTGAAACTTTAGTCCTAGGTTCCTAAAATTTTGGAATTACACTTAGGTAGGAATTCATTGTAGTGCTATGGCAATTGTTCTGtcagcacacacacaacccagagCCATGGGATGAAGGGGGAGAACCCTGTTGCACTACCAGACATCCACTAGGGAGACTACCTAGTTGAATCCATCCACGAGAATTTTGTTTACTATTTTGCTAAACTTCAAGTAGCTTCACTAGTTAGTTTGTTTCTGCTATTACCAATTGAAGCCAGCATAAATGGTCAAATAAATGTCCAAAACAAAAATTCCCATCACTTGTTAAATTTTCTCTAGGGCCCCAAACAAAGAATGCAAGATAGATGTCTGTGTTTTTATGATACACTATTTGTGCAAATATTTGTGTTTAGTGAGAGTCTAGCTAGATTATAGTAAACGAAAGTATTGAGGGCTAAACTAATTATAGCACTGAATATGACACTGGAGAGTATTATAGGGCTCTTGTTTAATAGCAGACAGGGAGGGGTTTTTTAATGGAACACAGCACATGGAGGTTTAACCCTTTGCTTCCCAGCCACAATCCCACTTAAAatcttgcctcccctccccatctgtTAGCATTGGGGATAAAGACTTTCATTGACACCAGTTTTCATCAGGATTGATTTTCTACTTGCAGTGTTTAAATCCACAATAATTCATTGCAACCATTGTTACTTCACAGGTGGTACTAATTCCTTTGCCACTtttattcaaatatataaaataaattggaAAATTAGGACTTGTTGCTTAgcatggggggggcaggaagtgcCTAGCAACCTGATCTTTAAATGCTGTGCAAATATAAGATGCGCTACACCAAAATAAATGGGACTATCTGCTAACAGTGGAATAGTTTAAGGCAAggttagggaacctgtggcccttcaaatgtcccaactcccataatccctcaccattggccatgcttgctaaggCCGATGGGAGTTTCTGTTCAGCAGCATCAGAAGGGCAAAGGTTTCTTACCCTGACAAAGAGAATGAATCCGTGCTGCCCTGTTTCTGGCCAAGATGCACTTACAATAGCACCTGAGCAGAAATGCACCTATGGTAACCACAGACACCAGACTGCCATTTGCAGCTCAAGGGCAGACCTGGGGTTTGTTGGTTCCGTTGCTTGCACTTACTGAAGAACCGTCACCACAATGGAGCACTTTTATGGACCATGTAATTTAATTcttcccattgaaaccaatggatgTACTAATTCTAGTTTTTTTGTCAAGGGCTGCACTCTCTCTGGGGTAACTTGTAGGGGCTATATGCCGTATGGGCAGGAACAGAGCCAAAACTGGGTtgaccccccttttttctaataCTTCTCTTGCAGAAGTATATACTAATGACTCGTAGAGGGCTTTTGAAGTTTGTCCAAGGGCAACATGCATACATTCTTACATCAGTCACATCCACATGCTTCTTGTAAAGAAACCtgtaactgtagtttgttcagggtgctgggaactgtagttctgtgaggggtgagctccagttcccaggatcctctggggaaagccatgtgttgaatgtatggtgtggatgtaatCATATGCTTATTCCCATATATGCAGGGGATTCCCATTCTCTGCTTGTGAGTGGTGCTCTTAATATGTGCCATACTCTGTACGTGTGCATATACCCTTATGCATGAAGTATCGCCCTTAAACATGATAACACCACTGCAAGTTCAGAGCTCTGGATCCCAAATGGTATTTAGCATGTGGGTGTAAAATCTTTAATGGCAGCGTTATGTCATATTCAATTCAAGCCACAAAAATGTCTTAAGGAAAATGCTATCTTGAATTATTTTTCAAAAGGTTTTATATAATACCAtaggtattattt is a genomic window of Podarcis muralis chromosome 12, rPodMur119.hap1.1, whole genome shotgun sequence containing:
- the STEAP2 gene encoding metalloreductase STEAP2, yielding MESISMMGSPKSLNETFLPNGVNGIKDTSKVTIGIIGSGDFAKSLTIRLIRCGYHVVIGSRNPKFAAEFFPHVVDVTHHEDAVAKANMIFVAIHREHYAALWDLKHLLIGKILVDVSNNMRINQYPESNAEYLQSLFQDSFVVKGFNVISAWALQLGPKDASRQVYICSNNFQARHQVMELARQLSFIPLDLGALSSAREIENLPLRLFTLWKGPVIVAVSLATFFFIYSFIRDVIHPYVRNQQSDFYKIPIEIVNKTLPVVAITLLSLVYLSGLLAAAYQLYSGTKYRRFPPWLESWLQCRKQLGLLSFFFATVHVVYSLCLPMRRSERYLFLNMAYQQVHADVENTWNEEEVWRIEMYVSFGIMSLGLLSLLAVTSIPSVNRSLNWREFSFIQSTLGYVALLISTFHVLIYGWKRAFEEQYYRFYTPPNFVLALVLPCTVILGKVFLLLPCISRKLRRIRRGWERRQFMEDGSGTGSHPSPERVTIM